The Paenalcaligenes faecalis genome has a window encoding:
- the ugpB gene encoding sn-glycerol-3-phosphate ABC transporter substrate-binding protein UgpB, giving the protein MRATQFTLSLATVLAMMGSAQAATDIQFWHSMEGALGDRVNELVDNFNKSQSDFVVKPSYKGNYGESMNAGIAAFRAGNAPDILQVFEVGTATMMNAKGAIQPVQEMSEKVGNPIDPKAFLGAVGGYYSSSDGKLVSMPFNSSTAVLYYNKDAFKKAGLDPENPPKTWEEVAAAGKKVREAGYECGYTSSWPSWILLENFAAWHNVPFASEDNGFGGLNARLQIDQPLFVKHLTFLSDMAKDGSFTYGGRGDTPNALFTAGKCGMFTGSSGNRANIIKTGQFEFGTTSLPYYSDVPNAPQNSIIGGASLWVFAKKSDEVYKGITQFFKYISSPEQAAAWHQATGYVPVTTAGYEATKASGFYEKNVGADVAVKQLDANTTENSRGIRLGFLPQIRDIEDGEMEKIFSGQVTPEEGLKTMVTRSNELLERFEKSVK; this is encoded by the coding sequence ATGCGTGCTACTCAATTTACTTTATCTTTGGCTACTGTTTTGGCCATGATGGGTTCAGCCCAAGCAGCAACTGACATCCAATTTTGGCATTCCATGGAAGGAGCCTTGGGCGATCGCGTTAATGAGCTAGTTGATAACTTTAACAAAAGCCAATCCGACTTTGTAGTTAAACCTAGCTACAAAGGTAACTACGGCGAGTCCATGAACGCAGGTATTGCTGCTTTCCGCGCTGGTAATGCTCCTGATATTCTACAGGTTTTCGAAGTCGGTACGGCAACCATGATGAACGCTAAAGGCGCCATCCAGCCAGTACAGGAAATGTCTGAAAAAGTAGGTAACCCCATTGACCCCAAAGCCTTTTTAGGTGCGGTAGGCGGTTACTACTCCTCTAGTGATGGCAAGTTAGTTTCTATGCCATTTAATAGTTCCACTGCCGTATTGTATTACAACAAAGACGCCTTTAAAAAGGCAGGTTTAGATCCAGAAAACCCACCTAAAACGTGGGAAGAGGTAGCGGCTGCAGGTAAAAAAGTACGTGAAGCCGGTTACGAGTGTGGCTACACCTCGTCATGGCCATCTTGGATTTTGCTTGAGAACTTTGCCGCTTGGCATAACGTTCCTTTTGCCAGTGAAGACAATGGATTTGGTGGTTTAAACGCACGTTTACAAATTGATCAGCCTTTATTCGTAAAGCACCTTACCTTCTTAAGTGATATGGCTAAAGACGGCAGCTTTACCTACGGTGGTCGTGGTGACACCCCTAATGCCCTATTTACAGCAGGCAAATGTGGCATGTTTACTGGCTCCAGTGGTAACCGCGCCAATATCATCAAAACGGGTCAGTTTGAATTTGGTACGACCTCCTTGCCTTATTACTCTGACGTGCCAAATGCACCGCAGAACTCCATCATTGGTGGCGCCTCATTATGGGTGTTTGCAAAAAAATCGGATGAGGTCTATAAAGGGATCACCCAGTTCTTTAAATACATCTCTAGTCCTGAGCAAGCTGCTGCTTGGCACCAAGCCACAGGATATGTTCCTGTCACTACCGCTGGTTACGAAGCCACCAAAGCCTCTGGCTTTTACGAGAAAAACGTAGGTGCTGATGTAGCCGTTAAACAGCTAGACGCCAACACCACCGAAAACTCTCGTGGTATTCGCCTAGGCTTCTTGCCACAAATTCGTGACATTGAAGATGGCGAAATGGAAAAGATCTTCTCCGGTCAGGTCACTCCTGAGGAAGGTCTAAAAACCATGGTGACACGTAGTAACGAACTACTAGAGCGTTTTGAGAAAAGTGTAAAATAA